From Drosophila subpulchrella strain 33 F10 #4 breed RU33 unplaced genomic scaffold, RU_Dsub_v1.1 Primary Assembly Seq354, whole genome shotgun sequence, the proteins below share one genomic window:
- the LOC119560031 gene encoding gamma-aminobutyric acid type B receptor subunit 2 isoform X3: MFWPSWTPFASLVFLILWSTAWGRTAKRSDVYIAGFFPYGDGVENSYTGRGVMPSVKLALGHVNEHGKILANYRLHMWWNDTQCNAAVGVKSFFDMMHSGPNKVMLFGAACTHVTDPIAKASKHWHLTQLSYADTHPMFTKDAFPNFFRVVPSENAFNAPRLALLKEFNWTRVGTVYQNEPRYSLPHNHMVADLDTMEVEVVETQSFVNDVAESLKKLREKDVRIILGNFNEHFARKAFCEAYKLDMYGRAYQWLIMATYSTDWWNVTQDSECSVEEIATALEGAILVDLLPLSTSGDITVAGITADEYLVEYDRLRGTEYSRFHGYTYDGIWAAALAIQYVAEKREDLLTHFDYRVKDWESVFLEALRNTSFEGVTGPVRFYNNERKANILINQFQLGQMEKIGEYHSQKSHLDLSLGKPVKWVGKTPPKDRTLIYIEHSQVNPTIYIVSASASVIGVIIATVFLAFNIKYRNQRYIKMSSPHLNNLIIVGCMMTYLSIIFLGLDTTLSSVAAFPYICTARAWILMAGFSLSFGAMFSKTWRVHSIFTDLKLNKKVIKDYQLFMVVGVLLAIDIAIITTWQIADPFYRETKQLEPLHHENIDDVLVIPENEYCQSEHMTIFVSIIYAYKGLLLVFGAFLAWETRHVSIPALNDSKHIGFSVYNVFITCLAGAAISLVLSDRKDLVFVLLSFFIIFCTTATLCLVFVPKLVELKRNPQGVVDKRVRATLRPMSKNGRRDSSVCELEQRLRDVKNTNCRFRKALMEKENELQALIRKLGPEARKWIDGVTCTGGSTVGSELEPILSDDIVRLSAPPVRREMPSTTEVTEMTSVDSVTSTHVEMDNSFVSVQSTVVAPSLPPKKKKQSIVEHHSHAPAPTMMQPIQQQLQQHLQQHQQMQQQHQQQQQQQQQQQHQQMQQQQQQQQQQQQHHQQQHHRHLEKRNSVSAQTDENIGSITSTAGKRSTGDCSSMRERRQSTASRHYDSGSQTPTARPKYSSSHRNSSTNISTSQSELSNMCPHSKPSTPAVIKTPTASDHRRTSMGAALKSNFVVSQSDLWDTHTLSHAKQRQSPRNYASPQRCAEHHGGHGMAYDPNTTSPIQRSVSEKNRNKHRPKPQKGTVCQSETDSERERDPPPSSQPCVQPRKVSRSSNIQHAAHHHSSPNVAPDKQRSRQRGKQESTIYGASSETELLEGETAILPIFRKLLTEKSPNYRGRSAVGQSCPNISIKCDIVEYL, translated from the exons ATGTTCTGGCCAAGTTGGACTCCATTCGCCAGCCTGGTGTTCCTGATCCTTTGGAGCACCGCCTGGGGCAGGACGGCCAAGAGATCGGACGTCTATATAGCGGGATTCTTCCCATACGGCGATGGCGTGGAGAACTCCTACACAGGGCGAGGGGTCATGCCCAGCGTTAAGCTCGCTCTGGGCCACGTTAACGAGCACGGGAAGATCCTGGCCAACTACAGGCTGCACATGTGGTGGAACGACACCCAG TGCAATGCTGCCGTGGGCGTGAAGTCCTTCTTCGACATGATGCACTCGGGTCCCAACAAAGTAATGCTCTTTGGAGCGGCCTGCACCCACGTGACCGATCCCATTGCCAAGGCCAGCAAGCACTGGCACCTCACCCAGCTGAGCTATGCGGACACCCATCCCATGTTCACCAAGGATGCCTTTCCAAATTTCTTCCGGGTGGTTCCCTCAGAGAATGCCTTCAATGCACCCCGATTGGCCCTGCTCAAGGAGTTCAATTGGACCCGAGTGGGCACTGTTTACCAGAATGAACCTCGCTATTCGCTGCCCCACAACCATATGGTGGCTGATTTGGACACCAtggaggtggaggtggtggAGACGCAAAGTTTCGTCAACGATGTGGCTGAATCCCTGAAGAAACTTCGCGAGAAGGACGTCAGGATCATCCTGGGCAACTTCAACGAGCACTTTGCTCGAAAAGCCTTCTGCGAGGCTTACAA ATTGGACATGTATGGTAGGGCTTACCAGTGGCTGATCATGGCCACATATTCCACAGATTGGTGGAACGTCACCCAGGACAGCGAGTGCAGTGTGGAGGAGATTGCCACAGCCTTGGAGGGTGCCATTTTGGTGGATCTTCTTCCCCTGTCCACCAGTGGCGATATCACAGTGGCCGGCATT ACTGCAGATGAGTATCTGGTGGAATACGATAGACTGCGAGGCACTGAATATTCCCGCTTTCATGGCTATACCTACGATGGAATCTGGGCAGCTGCTCTGGCCATTCAGTATGTCGCCGAAAAGCGCGAGGATCTGCTAACGCATTTCGATTATCGAGTCAAGGATTGGGAAAGTGTGTTCCTCGAGGCTTTGCGAAATACCTCCTTCGAGGGTGTGACG GGTCCTGTGCGTTTCTACAACAACGAACGCAAGGCCAACATTTTGATCAACCAGTTCCAATTAGGTCAAATGGAAAAGATTGGGGAATACCATTCACAAAAGTCCCACCTGGACTTGAGTTTGGGCAAACCAGTTAAATGGGTGGGGAAAACTCCGCCCAAGGACCGAACTCTGATCTACATAGAACACAGTCAGGTGAACCCAACCATATACATTGTATCGGCTAGTGCTTCGGTTATTGGAGTGATCATTGCAACAGTTTTTCTGGCCTTTAACATCAAGTATCGCAATCAAAG ATACATCAAGATGTCCAGTCCTCATCTGAACAATCTGATAATTGTGGGCTGTATGATGACCTATCTGAGCATAATTTTCCTGGGCCTGGATACCACCTTAAGCAGCGTGGCAGCTTTCCCCTACATTTGCACAGCTCGAGCTTGGATTTTGATGGCTGGATTTAGTCTCAGTTTTGGAGCCATGTTCTCGAAGACCTGGCGGGTTCATTCCATCTTTACCGATCTTAAACTAAACAAGAAAGTGATCAAGGACTATCAATTGTTTATGGTTGTGGGCGTGCTTTTAGCCATTGATATAGCCATCATTACCACCTGGCAAATTGCAGATCCCTTCTACCGAGAgaccaagcaattggagcccCTG CATCATGAGAATATTGATGATGTTCTGGTGATACCCGAGAACGAATACTGCCAGTCGGAGCACATGACCATATTTGTTAGCATTATTTATGCGTACAAGGGCCTGTTATTA GTCTTTGGCGCCTTTTTGGCCTGGGAAACCAGACATGTATCCATTCCCGCCTTGAACGACTCCAAGCATATTGGCTTCTCCGTTTACAATGTGTTCATCACCTGCCTGGCCGGAGCGGCCATATCCCTGGTGCTATCGGACCGCAAGGATTTAGTTTTTGTCTTACTCTcgttttttatcattttttgtacGACAGCCACTTTGTGTTTGGTGTTCGTACCGAAA TTAGTGGAGCTGAAGAGGAATCCCCAGGGAGTGGTCGACAAGCGGGTGAGGGCCACCTTGAGGCCCATGTCCAAGAACGGACGTCGGGACTCCTCGGTCTGCGAACTCGAGCAGCGATTGCGGGATGTTAAGAACACGAACTGCCGTTTCCGGAAGGCCCTGATGGAGAAGGAGAATGAACTGCAGGCCCTAATCCGAAAACTGGGACCCGAGGCCCGCAAGTGGATCGATGGAGTGACCTGCACAGGCGGCTCCACTGTGGGCAGTGAACTAGAGCCCATCCTGAGCGATGATATTGTGAGGCTATCGGCTCCACCGGTGCGACGGGAGATGCCCAGCACAACAG AAGTTACCGAGATGACGTCCGTGGACAGTGTGACCTCGACCCATGTGGAAATGGACAACTCCTTTGTCTCCGTGCAGTCCACAGTGGTGGCACCATCGCTTCCTCC CAAAAAGAAAAAGCAATCCATTGTGGAGCACCACTCGCATGCCCCTGCTCCCACCATGATGCAGCCCATccagcagcaactgcagcagcatcTGCAACAGCATCAGCaaatgcagcagcaacaccaacagcagcagcaacagcagcagcaacagcaacaccagcagatgcaacagcaacaacagcagcagcaacagcagcagcagcatcaccagcagcaacatcaccGCCATCTGGAGAAGAGGAACTCGGTGTCGGCCCAGACTGATGAGAATATCGGAAGCATCACCAGTACGGCGGGCAAGCGGAGCACCGGCGACTGCTCCAGCATGCGGGAACGACGTCAGTCCACCGCCTCGAGGCACTACGACAGCGGCAGCCAGACGCCCACCGCCCGGCCCAAGTACAGCAGCTCGCACAGGAACTCCTCCACCAACATCTCCACCTCGCAGTCGGAGCTGAGCAACATGTGTCCCCACTCCAAGCCCAGCACGCCGGCTGTGATTAAGA CTCCCACTGCCTCGGACCACCGCCGCACCAGCATGGGCGCCGCTCTGAAGTCCAACTTCGTGGTGTCGCAGAGCGACCTCTGGGACACCCACACGCTGTCGCACGCCAAGCAGCGCCAGTCGCCGCGAAACTATGCCAGTCCGCAGCGCTGCGCGGAGCACCATGGCGGCCACGGGATGGCCTATGACCCCAACACCACCTCGCCCATTCAGCGGTCCGTCTCGGAGAAGAACCGCAACAAGCACCGCCCAAAGCCGCAGAAGGGCACCGTGTGCCAGAGCGAGACGGACAGCGAGCGGGAGCGGGATCCGCCACCCAGCAGCCAGCCGTGCGTCCAGCCGCGCAAGGTCAGCCGGAGCTCCAACATCCAGCATGCCGCCCACCACCACAGTTCGCCCAATGTGGCACCGGACAAGCAGCGGAGCAGGCAGCGCGGCAAGCAGGAGAGCACCATCTATGGCGCCAGCAGCGAAACGGAACTGCTCGAGGGCGAGACGGCCATCCTGCCCATCTTCCGGAAACTCCTCACCGAGAAGAGCCCCAACTACCGGGGACGCAGTGCCGTCGGCCAGAGCTGTCCGAATATATCCATAAAATGCGATATCGTCGAGTACTTGTAG
- the LOC119560031 gene encoding gamma-aminobutyric acid type B receptor subunit 2 isoform X4 has protein sequence MFWPSWTPFASLVFLILWSTAWGRTAKRSDVYIAGFFPYGDGVENSYTGRGVMPSVKLALGHVNEHGKILANYRLHMWWNDTQCNAAVGVKSFFDMMHSGPNKVMLFGAACTHVTDPIAKASKHWHLTQLSYADTHPMFTKDAFPNFFRVVPSENAFNAPRLALLKEFNWTRVGTVYQNEPRYSLPHNHMVADLDTMEVEVVETQSFVNDVAESLKKLREKDVRIILGNFNEHFARKAFCEAYKLDMYGRAYQWLIMATYSTDWWNVTQDSECSVEEIATALEGAILVDLLPLSTSGDITVAGITADEYLVEYDRLRGTEYSRFHGYTYDGIWAAALAIQYVAEKREDLLTHFDYRVKDWESVFLEALRNTSFEGVTGPVRFYNNERKANILINQFQLGQMEKIGEYHSQKSHLDLSLGKPVKWVGKTPPKDRTLIYIEHSQVNPTIYIVSASASVIGVIIATVFLAFNIKYRNQRYIKMSSPHLNNLIIVGCMMTYLSIIFLGLDTTLSSVAAFPYICTARAWILMAGFSLSFGAMFSKTWRVHSIFTDLKLNKKVIKDYQLFMVVGVLLAIDIAIITTWQIADPFYRETKQLEPLHHENIDDVLVIPENEYCQSEHMTIFVSIIYAYKGLLLVFGAFLAWETRHVSIPALNDSKHIGFSVYNVFITCLAGAAISLVLSDRKDLVFVLLSFFIIFCTTATLCLVFVPKLVELKRNPQGVVDKRVRATLRPMSKNGRRDSSVCELEQRLRDVKNTNCRFRKALMEKENELQALIRKLGPEARKWIDGVTCTGGSTVGSELEPILSDDIVRLSAPPVRREMPSTTVTEMTSVDSVTSTHVEMDNSFVSVQSTVVAPSLPPKKKKQSIVEHHSHAPAPTMMQPIQQQLQQHLQQHQQMQQQHQQQQQQQQQQQHQQMQQQQQQQQQQQQHHQQQHHRHLEKRNSVSAQTDENIGSITSTAGKRSTGDCSSMRERRQSTASRHYDSGSQTPTARPKYSSSHRNSSTNISTSQSELSNMCPHSKPSTPAVIKTPTASDHRRTSMGAALKSNFVVSQSDLWDTHTLSHAKQRQSPRNYASPQRCAEHHGGHGMAYDPNTTSPIQRSVSEKNRNKHRPKPQKGTVCQSETDSERERDPPPSSQPCVQPRKVSRSSNIQHAAHHHSSPNVAPDKQRSRQRGKQESTIYGASSETELLEGETAILPIFRKLLTEKSPNYRGRSAVGQSCPNISIKCDIVEYL, from the exons ATGTTCTGGCCAAGTTGGACTCCATTCGCCAGCCTGGTGTTCCTGATCCTTTGGAGCACCGCCTGGGGCAGGACGGCCAAGAGATCGGACGTCTATATAGCGGGATTCTTCCCATACGGCGATGGCGTGGAGAACTCCTACACAGGGCGAGGGGTCATGCCCAGCGTTAAGCTCGCTCTGGGCCACGTTAACGAGCACGGGAAGATCCTGGCCAACTACAGGCTGCACATGTGGTGGAACGACACCCAG TGCAATGCTGCCGTGGGCGTGAAGTCCTTCTTCGACATGATGCACTCGGGTCCCAACAAAGTAATGCTCTTTGGAGCGGCCTGCACCCACGTGACCGATCCCATTGCCAAGGCCAGCAAGCACTGGCACCTCACCCAGCTGAGCTATGCGGACACCCATCCCATGTTCACCAAGGATGCCTTTCCAAATTTCTTCCGGGTGGTTCCCTCAGAGAATGCCTTCAATGCACCCCGATTGGCCCTGCTCAAGGAGTTCAATTGGACCCGAGTGGGCACTGTTTACCAGAATGAACCTCGCTATTCGCTGCCCCACAACCATATGGTGGCTGATTTGGACACCAtggaggtggaggtggtggAGACGCAAAGTTTCGTCAACGATGTGGCTGAATCCCTGAAGAAACTTCGCGAGAAGGACGTCAGGATCATCCTGGGCAACTTCAACGAGCACTTTGCTCGAAAAGCCTTCTGCGAGGCTTACAA ATTGGACATGTATGGTAGGGCTTACCAGTGGCTGATCATGGCCACATATTCCACAGATTGGTGGAACGTCACCCAGGACAGCGAGTGCAGTGTGGAGGAGATTGCCACAGCCTTGGAGGGTGCCATTTTGGTGGATCTTCTTCCCCTGTCCACCAGTGGCGATATCACAGTGGCCGGCATT ACTGCAGATGAGTATCTGGTGGAATACGATAGACTGCGAGGCACTGAATATTCCCGCTTTCATGGCTATACCTACGATGGAATCTGGGCAGCTGCTCTGGCCATTCAGTATGTCGCCGAAAAGCGCGAGGATCTGCTAACGCATTTCGATTATCGAGTCAAGGATTGGGAAAGTGTGTTCCTCGAGGCTTTGCGAAATACCTCCTTCGAGGGTGTGACG GGTCCTGTGCGTTTCTACAACAACGAACGCAAGGCCAACATTTTGATCAACCAGTTCCAATTAGGTCAAATGGAAAAGATTGGGGAATACCATTCACAAAAGTCCCACCTGGACTTGAGTTTGGGCAAACCAGTTAAATGGGTGGGGAAAACTCCGCCCAAGGACCGAACTCTGATCTACATAGAACACAGTCAGGTGAACCCAACCATATACATTGTATCGGCTAGTGCTTCGGTTATTGGAGTGATCATTGCAACAGTTTTTCTGGCCTTTAACATCAAGTATCGCAATCAAAG ATACATCAAGATGTCCAGTCCTCATCTGAACAATCTGATAATTGTGGGCTGTATGATGACCTATCTGAGCATAATTTTCCTGGGCCTGGATACCACCTTAAGCAGCGTGGCAGCTTTCCCCTACATTTGCACAGCTCGAGCTTGGATTTTGATGGCTGGATTTAGTCTCAGTTTTGGAGCCATGTTCTCGAAGACCTGGCGGGTTCATTCCATCTTTACCGATCTTAAACTAAACAAGAAAGTGATCAAGGACTATCAATTGTTTATGGTTGTGGGCGTGCTTTTAGCCATTGATATAGCCATCATTACCACCTGGCAAATTGCAGATCCCTTCTACCGAGAgaccaagcaattggagcccCTG CATCATGAGAATATTGATGATGTTCTGGTGATACCCGAGAACGAATACTGCCAGTCGGAGCACATGACCATATTTGTTAGCATTATTTATGCGTACAAGGGCCTGTTATTA GTCTTTGGCGCCTTTTTGGCCTGGGAAACCAGACATGTATCCATTCCCGCCTTGAACGACTCCAAGCATATTGGCTTCTCCGTTTACAATGTGTTCATCACCTGCCTGGCCGGAGCGGCCATATCCCTGGTGCTATCGGACCGCAAGGATTTAGTTTTTGTCTTACTCTcgttttttatcattttttgtacGACAGCCACTTTGTGTTTGGTGTTCGTACCGAAA TTAGTGGAGCTGAAGAGGAATCCCCAGGGAGTGGTCGACAAGCGGGTGAGGGCCACCTTGAGGCCCATGTCCAAGAACGGACGTCGGGACTCCTCGGTCTGCGAACTCGAGCAGCGATTGCGGGATGTTAAGAACACGAACTGCCGTTTCCGGAAGGCCCTGATGGAGAAGGAGAATGAACTGCAGGCCCTAATCCGAAAACTGGGACCCGAGGCCCGCAAGTGGATCGATGGAGTGACCTGCACAGGCGGCTCCACTGTGGGCAGTGAACTAGAGCCCATCCTGAGCGATGATATTGTGAGGCTATCGGCTCCACCGGTGCGACGGGAGATGCCCAGCACAACAG TTACCGAGATGACGTCCGTGGACAGTGTGACCTCGACCCATGTGGAAATGGACAACTCCTTTGTCTCCGTGCAGTCCACAGTGGTGGCACCATCGCTTCCTCC CAAAAAGAAAAAGCAATCCATTGTGGAGCACCACTCGCATGCCCCTGCTCCCACCATGATGCAGCCCATccagcagcaactgcagcagcatcTGCAACAGCATCAGCaaatgcagcagcaacaccaacagcagcagcaacagcagcagcaacagcaacaccagcagatgcaacagcaacaacagcagcagcaacagcagcagcagcatcaccagcagcaacatcaccGCCATCTGGAGAAGAGGAACTCGGTGTCGGCCCAGACTGATGAGAATATCGGAAGCATCACCAGTACGGCGGGCAAGCGGAGCACCGGCGACTGCTCCAGCATGCGGGAACGACGTCAGTCCACCGCCTCGAGGCACTACGACAGCGGCAGCCAGACGCCCACCGCCCGGCCCAAGTACAGCAGCTCGCACAGGAACTCCTCCACCAACATCTCCACCTCGCAGTCGGAGCTGAGCAACATGTGTCCCCACTCCAAGCCCAGCACGCCGGCTGTGATTAAGA CTCCCACTGCCTCGGACCACCGCCGCACCAGCATGGGCGCCGCTCTGAAGTCCAACTTCGTGGTGTCGCAGAGCGACCTCTGGGACACCCACACGCTGTCGCACGCCAAGCAGCGCCAGTCGCCGCGAAACTATGCCAGTCCGCAGCGCTGCGCGGAGCACCATGGCGGCCACGGGATGGCCTATGACCCCAACACCACCTCGCCCATTCAGCGGTCCGTCTCGGAGAAGAACCGCAACAAGCACCGCCCAAAGCCGCAGAAGGGCACCGTGTGCCAGAGCGAGACGGACAGCGAGCGGGAGCGGGATCCGCCACCCAGCAGCCAGCCGTGCGTCCAGCCGCGCAAGGTCAGCCGGAGCTCCAACATCCAGCATGCCGCCCACCACCACAGTTCGCCCAATGTGGCACCGGACAAGCAGCGGAGCAGGCAGCGCGGCAAGCAGGAGAGCACCATCTATGGCGCCAGCAGCGAAACGGAACTGCTCGAGGGCGAGACGGCCATCCTGCCCATCTTCCGGAAACTCCTCACCGAGAAGAGCCCCAACTACCGGGGACGCAGTGCCGTCGGCCAGAGCTGTCCGAATATATCCATAAAATGCGATATCGTCGAGTACTTGTAG